Genomic DNA from Taurinivorans muris:
CTTCGTCGCTGAAATATTTGAGCAAACGGCTGACCACCTCGCGGGCAGACCCCATATATTTGGCAATCTGCTCATGGGTGAGCTTTATTTCATCGCACCTGCTCTTTCTCATCTCTTCGCAAAGAAGCAATGCCAAACGCTTGTCCGCACGCATGAAAAGCACTTGCTGCAGTGTCCACATGGCGTCAGAAAGCCGTTTTGTGGCAAGTTCATAACCAAAGCATTTGACGAAAATATTTTTTTCGGAAACGGCATGAAATCTGCCCGGGCTTAAAATCATAAGCTCCGTGTCTTGCTCCGCTTCGACAATCACATCGAAAGAAATGGAATCAAGGACGCATTGAGCGGTGAAAATGCAGATATTTCCTTCTGAAAGCCTGTAAAGGGTGACTTCCCTGCCCTCTTCCGAAACAATATAAATGCGGATTTGCCCCGATTTTATAAGCACAAAACCTGCACACTCATCCGTCCTGTTGATATTTTCGCCTTTCTTAAATGTTTTCGTGCCCGAATAGGTTTTGAACTGTTCTTTTTCGCTTTCGGATAAATTGTTCCAAAAAGGATAATATTTTTGAAAAAGATTGTTTTTTGTCTGCATAAGCCCCCATTTGCCGTTTATTTTACATTTTATTTGCAATAATCTTGATTTTTCTTCATGTTTTGTGACCAACTCACAGATTTATTGTCTGCATTGTGGCATAAAGAAGTCATTAAATCAATTTTAAAAGGGGAAAATATGCAATTATCAGAATTTGTCGTGACGCTTTTTACCGGTAAAGCCAATCAAAACAATATCACCGTGGCTGCCGTCATGGGGCTGAATGCATTGAAGCAAGGGCTTTCCGCAACCATTTTGCTTATGGTTGAAGCCGTGGAATTCAGCGTGCCGGACGCAACCAAAGGGATCGACATCGGCGCTCCTTTCAAAGAAGTCGGCGGAATTTGGGAACAATTTATGGAAATGGGCGGACAAGTCTGCATTTGTGACGCGTGCTTGACCCACAACGGCTTTACAAAAGACCAAATTGACAAACGGTATGAAATCATCGGCGGCGGAGAAGTCATCGCCTTGCTTTCCGAAGCCAAGGGAACGCTGCAAATCACCTAGCCGCTTTTTTGAATTTCATTCAATATTTTTTAATGAGAAAGCGTTATAAGCCTTGAACCTTGCGCTCACAAGGGTCAAGGCTTATTCTTATCCATTAAAAAAATCAGGCAAAAACAAACATGCCCCGTACGTCCAAACGGTACGAACCGTTTTTTCCCTGAATATGGCAGCGTATCGGAATACTCGCGAAGAAAACTATAACACGGCGTCAAAGCCTTGATTGTCGATAATTTCCTTTGCCTGCTCCTTGGTAAGACAGCCTTCCCAAGATACGCATTTTTTTTCAAGGTCGACAACGATATTGTTCGCTCCGGCTTTTGCCATCGCCTCTTTCACGGAGTTGCTGCAATTTTGGCAGTGCATGCCATTTACGGTTATTGTTGACATAAGCGCTTCCTTTTTTGAGTTTTATTTCACCCATATAAGCTTTTTTTTGAATATGTGCAAGAGCCGTTTGCAGATATATGAAAAAACGCCGAAACAGCAAAAACACCATTTTCATAATATAGTAAAATCATTAAATATTGATTTTAATATTCATATCAATAACAATATATAAGTTTTTTTGCGGCGTATGTGCAAGTACATTTATATTGCACATCCGTATTAAACGGCGTATATTCAAATAAATTTCAGAATAGCATATCGAGGTTACCCTATGTTTGATTCAATAATAAAATTCAGACTTGAAGGCATGCATTGCTCCGCATGTTCAGCCCGTATCGAAAAAGTGATTTCCAAAATGCCGGAAGTGGAAAAAGTGAGCGTCAGCCTTGCGTCCGGCATGGCTGTGATACGTTTGCGGGAAAATGTTTCCAAGGAAGAAAGAAGCCGGCTCATTGAAAGCATGGCAGGCAAAATCGAAAATCTCGGATTTAGGGTTTTTCATATAGACAATTCCGTAAGCGCCGTGAATTTGTGGCAAGAACAGCAGGAAAGCATGCAAAAGGAACTGGCGGAAAAAAAACGCCGGGTTCTCATTGAAATTTTGTTCACATTGCCTGTGTTCATCCTTGCCATGGGGTGTCACGCAGGCTGGGTCGGAATTTCTCACGCATCTGCGGATTTCCATACTTCGGGCAAGGTGATTTTTTCCTTATCAGCCGGGCTTTTCATTTTGATACAATTCATTTGCACACTTATAGTCTTATGGTCCGGCAGGGATTTTTACATTAAAGGCATTCCGAGCCTATGGCACAAGTCGCCGAACATGGATACGCTTGTCGCCCTCGGAACCGGAGTTGCCTTTATTGTGAGCTTTTATTACGCCATACAGTTTTTCCGTGCGGATTTCATGCTGAAAAACGGAGAAACGGAATACGCCCTTTTGCTGAAACATGCCGTGCATTATTTGTATTTCGAGTCTTCCGCCGTAATCATCGCCCTGATTTCCTTGGGAAAATATTTGGAATTAAAGGCGAAGAGCAGAACATCCCTCGCCATAAAATCGCTTATGGACCTCTCGCCCAAGACTGTCATCCGCATAAAGGAAAACGGCGGACAGGAACGTATCGGCACAGAACATGTTTTTCCGGAAGATACGCTTCTTATCCCCAAAGGTGAACAAATTCCCGTGGACGGCATACTTGTGAAAGGCGAAAGCAGTCTTGACACCTCGGCAATCACCGGAGAATATATGCCTTACCCGGTAAAAGAGGGGGACAGTCTTATTTCAGGTTCGATCAATATCGGCACAGCGTTGACCATGCGTGCGGAAAAAACCGGCGAAGACAGCGTTCTTGCAAAAATCATCCGTCTTGTGCAGGAAGCGCAAAGTTCCAAAGCGCCCATTGCCAAATACGCCGACACGATCAGCCTTTATTTTGTTCCTGCCATATTGGGTATCGCTCTTCTGACGTTTGTTTACTGGTTTTTCATGCAGGAAAATTTCGGGCTCGCCATTTTGTTTACCGTATCCGTGCTTGTGGTGGCGTGCCCCTGCGCTTTGGGCTTGGCAACGCCCATGTCCATCATGGTTGCCACCGGCAGGGGGGCGAAGCTCGGCTTGCTTATAAAGAACGGAACGGCATTGGAGCTTGCGGGCAAAGCGGATACCGTGGTTTTCGATAAGACCGGCACCCTGACAAAAGGCAAGGCGGACGTTTCGCTCGAATATGTTTCACCAAGCGAAAATCCGCAGGAAATTATCTCTCTTGCTTACGCCATGGAGAAAAATTCCGCCCACCCATTGGCACAGGCGTTTTTAGAGAGTTTTTCCGCAAATGAATCGCTTTTGCCTTTGCTTGAAAATGTGCGGGAAAAAACCGGGCGGGGCATTTATGCCGAACATAAAGGCAAAAAATATGTTCTTGGCAATCAAAACTTCCTCTCGGAAGAAGGAATCACAATAAACGCTGAAGAGCAAAACCGCATTGACGTCATTACGGAACAAGCCAAAAGCCCTTTGTTCTTCGCTGAAATCGATGAAGCGAAAATAATAGCCCTGTTTTCCATTGAAGACAGCATACGCGAAGCAAGTTTCGCCCTTATCGGACAATTGAAAAAACAAAATATCCGTCCTGTGCTTTTGAGCGGCGACAATAAAAAGACCGTGCTTGCCGTGGCGAAAAAAATCGGCATTGCGGAAGAATCTTGCTTTTATGAAGTGCTGCCGACGGAAAAGGAAGCTTGCATTGCCAAGCTGAAAGAGCAGGGGCACATTGTGGCTATGGCAGGTGACGGCATTAACGACGCACCCGCCTTGGCTTCCGCCCATGTGGGAATTGTCATGGGCGGCGGAATGGATATAGCCCTTGAAGCGGGCGATATTGTTCTTCTGCATGGTATCGAAGGACTTGACACGGCATTGCGCCTGAGCAAAGCGACCATGAACAATATCAAATTAAGCCTTTTTTGGGCGTTTTGTTATAATATCATTCTTATACCGGTGGCGTGCGGACTTTTTTATTTCTCCCACGGCATAAGTTTTTCGCCCATGTTTGCGGGAGCCGCCATGGCGCTTTCTTCCGTTTCCGTGGTGACAAACGCTTTGAGGCTGCGTACGTTCAAATAATATGCGAGAAGATTTTCAAAAGCAATATCAACCTGTTACCTTGCTTTTTTGGCAATATTCGGTTTTGAGTGCCGTGCTCGGCATTTTTGCTTTGGTCTATCCTTTCCATGCTGTTTTTTGTTTCATTCTTTTAACGCTTTTCATTTTTTTACAGTATCCCGATAAACGTTTTCTGCGGATTTTGATTTTATGCGTTGTTTTTGCAGGGGCGTATCTGTATGCGCAATGGCGGGAACCGAAACAAAACGCAGAAAGCGAGGCGTATTACCAAACAAATTTCAATCCGTCTGAAAAACGGGAATTTTGCGGAAAAATTGAAAGTGTGCAAGGTTTGCCGGACGGGCGTTTACGCATCGCCCTTTCCGAAGTGCATAAAAAAACGCATAGAATTTGTCTGCATAACGATAAAAAACTCCAAGGAAAGCTGATTTACACATGCACCTATGACTTTTTTGCAAAGCGGCCGAGTGTCGGGCAATATCTGCAGGCGAACGCCGCGATCCGCCCTTTTCACCGCAGTTTGCGGCAATATTATCAATTCCAAGGGGCATGGTACGGAGCTTGGAATTATGACTATGAAAATGCGGTCAATGTGCAGGGCGAGGGAAAGTATTGGAGCAGGCAGCGGGAAAACCTGCGGTACGGATTTGTTTCAGTGCTTTTTGCCGAAGCAATGAAAAAACAAAATACAAAAAACAATCCCGAAAAAATTAAAACATATTTGAACAGCCCGCAAGGGCAGGCAAAAGCCATTCTTCCCGCTTTGCTTTTCGGGGATAAATTTTATTTGACGCAAAACACCCTCGATCTTTTCACCGCGCATAATCTATCCCATTCCTTGGCGTTATCCGGACAGCATTTGACTTTTGCGGGCATTTTGGCTTGTTTCCTCATCTTTTCAATTTCCTGCTTATACCCCCGCTGTTCTTTGCATATTTCAAGACCCCAGTTATCGGTTTCACTCGGACTTGTTTTAGGATTTTTATATTGCTGGCTCGGCGATTCGCCTTATTCACTGCTCAGAGCGTATACCATGCTTTTTTTTGCAGGCATAATTTATGTTAACGCCAAGCAGTTGACTTTACTTGATTTACTGTTTTATGCTCTGGCATTTTTTATTTTCATTCAACCGCTGTCACTGTATTTTTTGGGCGTTCAGCTTTCTTTTTCGTGCGTATTCGTCATTGCTCTGCTTTTGCCGTTTTTGCGTTTTATGTATGATACGCATTTCAGGCACGGAAATTTTTATATGCGGAAATTTTGTTTTCCGCTTTTTTCGGTGTTTGTTGTTTCCTTTGCTGTCCAACTTGCGATTATTCCTATTCTTTTGCTTTATTTCGGACAAATAAGCTGGTCTTTTTTCCTCAATGCCGCATGGCTGCCGCTTTTGACTTTTTGGGTGATGCCCGCCGCTTTTGCAGGATTTTTATGTTCGGCTTTTCCTTTCGCCCAAACGCTTTTGGACTTCGCCTGCCTGCCTGTTTCCTCTTTTATCCTTTGTTTGGAAAAACTTTCCGTTTTTTTGCCTGATTTCTTAATATCGGCACACGGAATACGCCCTTTGGGATTGTCATTCATCGGTTTTTATTTATTGATATTCCTTTTGTTCTTTTCATGGAAAAAACAAAATCCGAAAAACGATTTTTTTCTTCGCATAGCAATTTTTTGCCTTTTCATGCCGGTTTTTTTGCGTTTTATCCCTCTGAAACCCTATGTGCAAATTTCCCTGTTTGAAGTGGGGCACGGACAGGCAATTCATTTGCGGACCAACAATGCGGATATGTTGCTTGATGCCGGCGGAACACGCTCAAAGCGTTTCAATGTGGGAAAAGATATTGTTGCGAAAGCAATAACGCAAAACCGATTTCCAAAACTCGATTACATCGTGGCAAGCCATGACGATTACGACCATATCAACGGTATTGCTCCTCTTTTAAACATCTTTTCAGTGAAAAAATATGCGGAAACAAGTATCGGTATTGAAAAAAGAAGTTATGCGAAAAAATTTCTGGATAAAGAATTAACCATGCGAAATCTGCCGGCTGTGAAATTAGGCAGAGGGGATTTTCTCGATTTGGGAAACGGCTACGGCTTGGAAGTTTTGTATCCTCCTAAAAAGCCGGGTCCTTGGTCTTTGGAAAAATATACCGCCAACAACAGTTCGCTTGTTTTGCGATTAGTCAAAGACAGCCAAGGAATAGCATTGTTTTGCGGGGACAGCGAATCGCCTGTTTTGGAAAAACTTGCTGCCATGCACAATGCCAAACTCCATTCCCTGGAAGCCGATATTTTGATTTTGCCCCACCACGGTTCCGAAAGCAGCTATGCTGAAGATTTTTACGCTTCTGTCAACCCGCGGTATGTGGCTGTATCCTGCGGCAAATTCGACAGATTTAATTTTCCCTCCCAAAAAATCGTCACGTATTTTCAAAAGAAAAATATTCCTGTTTTGTCTACGGCAGACTGCGGGAATATTTCTTTTTTACATGAAGAAGAACGAATTTTTTTCAACAGGAAAATGGTTTTACAAGAATTTTATTCTATATTATAAGGAGATGAAGCTTTGCGCGAGGTTATCATAAAAGCTTTCGGACATTTTGAACCGGCAGCAGAGGCTTGCATACGGGAGCTTTCAGCGCTGTGCGCGGAATGGTATTTAGGTGAAGAAGTTTTCACCGCAGAAAACAACATGCTGCATATATATCACGAGGGAGAGTATTTCCCCCATGAGGAAACAGCGCGGATTTTGGCAAAATACATAAATGAGGACAGCCGGGGAAAGTTGGATATTGTCGATTATGAAGCATGGACCTTACGCCGTTATTTCTTGCAGATGCAATATCAGCGTAAAGAAGATTTGGAAAAAGGCATAGTGTATTTCCGTACTTCTTCGCTCAATCACGCACTGGAAGCTTCCATGCAGAAAAATAGTCAAACGGAGATAAAATGATGCAGACGGTTTTTTGTTGGATACGGGCGATGCGGCTTAGGTCTTTGCCTCTTTCCCTGTCCGGAGTGGTTTTAGGGGGAGCTTTCGCAAGTTTTGACCATGTTTTTTCATGGAAAATATTTGTCTTAAGTCTTGTGGTCGGTGTGCTTTTGCAAATTCTCACCAATTTTGCCAATGATTACGGCGACGCGACAAAAGGCCTTGAAGGTGCTTTGCGACAGGGACCGAAAGGCGTTGTTTCATCAGGCGTGATTTCGCCGAAGAAAATGCTGCGGGCCATTTTTTTTGTGGTAGCTCTCATCGTGCTGTTTTCCTTGCTTCTTTTTTATGTCAGCTTCGGAAACAATATCTGGGCATGGTCGATTTTCAGCGTATTGCTTCTTGTTTCCATATGGGCTGCCATGTCGTACACTATGGGAAAAAATCCTTACGGATACCGGGCTCAAGGCGATTTTTACGTTTTCATTTTTTTTGGACTTGTGGCGGTAGCGGGTTCCTATTGTCTGTATGGCGGCTCTTTTTACCATCTTCCCGGATTTCCGGCTTGCGCCGCGGGCTTGCTTTCCTGTGCGGTGCTTAATGTCAACAATATTCGCGACATGAAGAGCGATGCCGTTTACGGCAAAGAATCGCTCGCTCTGCGCCTTGGCGACGAATACGCCCGTTATTATCACGTCCTGCTTGTTTTGAGCGCTTTTTTATGCTGGCTGGTGTATTTCTGGGTTATGCTTCCAAATACGTACCTATTGCTTCTTATTCTTTATTTGCCTCTTGCGTACAGCGCCTATAAGGTTTATACGAGCCGCGAAACCCTTGTCCTTGACAGGCAGGTGGATATAACGGCGGCTTCCACGGGAATTTTCCATATAATCGTATCTATCATGCTCTTTATGAAATAACCATAACAATAAACCTCCCTTTTTGAAAAAAGGGAGGTTTATCGCCCATATGGGAAGATTTATATCAATGCCCCAAATACGCTTTCTGCACGCTTGGATTGGCAAGAAGATTTTCCGCACTGTCTTCCATAACGATACGTCCCATTTCCATAACATAACCGCGCGTGGCGATTTTCAGGGCAGCTTTGGCGTTCTGTTCGACAATAAGAATGGTCACGCCGTTTTCATTGACTTTTTTCACTGTTTCAAAAATAGCTTTCACAAGAAGCGGCGCAAGTCCGAGGGAAGGTTCATCCAAAAGCAAAATTTCAGGCTGTCCCATAAGGGCGCGGCCGATAGCGAGCATTTGCTGTTCACCGCCGGAAAGAGTTCCCGCCATTTGGCTCCTGCGTTCGTAGAGGCGGGGAAAAAGTCCGTATATCCAGTCTAAACTTTCATTGATGAGTTTTTTATTTTCAATGGTAAAGGCACCAAGCTTAAGATTTTCCAAAACAGTAAGCGAATTGAAAACACGTCTGCCTTCCGGAGATTGGGTAAGCCCCCGGGTAACGATTTCATGACTGGGAAGTTTGCTGATTTCTTCATCCGCAAGGCGGATACTTCCGCTCATAATGGTGGCAAGACCGCTGATTGTGTGCATGGTTGTCGTTTTACCCGCACCGTTCGCTCCCAGTATGCTGACGATTTCACCTTTATTGACATGCAGGCTGACGCCATGCAAAACTTCAACTTGCCCATATCCCGCCCGTAAATCTTTCAATTCCAAAAACATGTTACCCCCATTAATCATCACGGCCGAGATACGCTTCAATAACACGGGGATCATTGCGGACATCGTCCGGCAGACCTTCGGCTATTTTTGTTCCATATTCAATGGCGACAAGCTTCTCGCAGACATTCATGACAAGTCCCATATCGTGTTCGATAAGCATGACGGTAATACCCCGTTTTTGAATAGCGCGGATAAGAGTGATAAGGACTTCCGTTTCCGGCTGGTTCATACTGCCGGCGGGCTCGTCCAAAATGATAAGCTTGGGATCGGAAGCCAAAGCCCGCGCCATTTCCAAAAGACGCTGATTGCCGTAAGATAACGAGCCTGCCCGCGCATTCCACATGGAAGCAAGTCCGACAAATTCCAATTCCCGCATGGCGCGTTCAAGAGCGGCTTGTTCTTCCTTTTGCTGATTTTTAAAACGGAAAAGAGAGGAAAAAAGCCCGCTTCGCATACGGCAATGGCGGCCGGCGAGGACATTTTCTATGGCAGGCAGATTGGAAAAAAGTCGGATGGACTGGAACGTGCGGGAAATACCCTGCTCGACAATTTGATGAGGTTTGAGCTTTGTCAGGGATTTGTCCTGAAAACGGATATCGCCGCCATCAGGAACGTAATTTCCTGTAATAAGGTTGAAAACCGTTGTTTTTCCAGCCCCGTTCGGACCGATGATACCGATGACGGAACCGTCGGCGACTTCAAAACTCATATTGTTGACAGCTTTAATTCCGCCGAAAGATTTTGTGACATTTTCCAAAGAAAGCAAGGGAGTATCCATATTATGCGTCCTTTGCCCCTATGGTTTTCAGTTTTTCAATCCACGCAGAAGGAAGAACGTACGTGCGGGGGCGGGGAGGTAAAATTCCCTGCGGACGGATAATCATCATGACCATAAGGGCGATACCGAAAATAAGCATGCGGGCGTCTGCGAAACTTCTGAAAATTTCCGGCAAACCAAAAACGAGAAAAGCGCCTAAAATGACTCCCGCCTGGCTGCCGCCGCCCAAAATAACGGCGGCGAAAAGAAGAACGGAATCCCAAAATGTAAAAGAACCCGGTGAAATAATAGTCATTTTTGCGGCAAAAAGGGTTCCAGCCATACCTGCCCAAAACGCGCCGAGCATAAACGCCGTCGTCTTATAATGGGCGACGTCGATACCGCAGCCTTCCGCCGCGATATCATCTTCCTTTATGCAGGACAAAGCCCGTCCGAAGCGTGAATTATGAAGCCAATGAAAAAGAATGAGGGTTGCGAAAATAAAAGTCCAAATCAAATAATAGAATTGAATGTCTTTTTTGATTTTAATGCCGAAAAATTCAGGACGGGAAATACCGAAAAGTCCGTTGGCGCCGCCCGTTAATCCGCCGATATCATTGACAAGGGCGATACGCACGATTTCAACAATGCCGATAGTGACCATAAGCAGATAATCCCCGCGCAAATGAATGATGGGACGAGCCACCAAACCCGCAAAAAGGGCGGAAACAATGCCTGCAAGAGGAATGAGATAAAAAATGGGAATGCCGAAGCGGGTATTCAAAATAGCGGTGACATAAGCGCCGACCGCATAAAAAGCGGCGTGTCCCATGTGAAAAATGCCAGCCTGCCCTAAAATGATATTGAGGGAAAGGGAAAGAAGCGTGCCCAGACCTACGCTGACAAAAACAGCCGTCCAATAGGAGTTGAGCATTTGGGGCAAAACCGCCATGAAAAGGGCGAAAAGCCCGAAGCCGTAAAAATAGGAATATTTTGAAGATAGGTTTTTCGCAATCATAATTTGTCAGCCACCCTTTCCCCTAAAATACCCGTAGGACGAATGATGAGAATAAGAATAAGCACAAAGAAAGAAATGGCGTCTTTCCATGCGATAGTGAGATAAGCCGCGCCCAAGGTCTCGACAAGTCCGAGAATGAGCCCGCCGATCATGGCTCCGGGAATATTGCCGATACCGCCCAAAATAGCGGCGGTGAAAGCTTTCAGTCCATAGGAAAATCCCATGCTGTAATCAATTTGCCCGTAGGCAAGCCCGACCATGAGGCCTGCGACTCCGCCAAGCCCCGGACCGATGAGAAAAACCAGGGCGATAATGCGGTTCACATTGATACCCATGAGTTTAGCCGCTCCCTGGTCAATGGCGGCGGCGCGGATGGCGGTTCCTGTTTTGGTTCTGTGGATAAACCAATATAAAATAAGCATGAGCATGACGGACGCGGCAATGAGCACAAAGCGGATAAGCGGCACGCCCATGCCGAAGAGGCTGATAATCGTTGTCGGCCGAACACTTTCAGGATAAACATAATAATTGCCGCCCCAAATCAAAAGAATGGCGTTTTGAAAGAAAATAGATGCGCCCACGGCGGAAACAACGGCGGAAAGTCTGCTTGCATTACGTAAAGGACGGTAGGCGATACGTTCCAGAAGTCCGCCGACAAGGGCGACAAGTCCCATGACCATGAGGGCTACAAGGATAATGGAGCCGTAAACAGGCAGAATATCCGCAAGACGATAACTTACGAACAGCGTCATGCCAAGGTATGCCCCTATCGTGAACAAATCGCCGTGCGCGAAGTTGATAAGCTTAAGAACGCCATAAACCATCGTATAGCCGAGAGCGACAAGGGCGTAAATGCCCCCGATGGCGAGACCGTTGATAATTTGTTGAAAAAATTGCTCCATAACTAACCGTATCCAATAAAAATCTTCAGCACGAACTATTCATTTTTTCTTAAAAAACGGAAAAAAGCAAGTTTTTTCCTTAGATAAAATCATAAAAAAAACGCATTAGGCGTATTCTTTGACAATGCTCCTGTTTCTTCCCGCCTCTTTGGCTTGGTAGAGGAGTTTGTCTGCAAAATCAAGAAGTTTTTCAAAATCGCCGTATTCAATATGCTGTTTCGGAGTAAAATAGGTAATGCCCGCGCTGAACGTGACGGAAACGGAACCGGTTTCCGTTTCAACGTTCAAAGCCGCAACATTCTTTCTGAACCGTTCATCGATGTTAGGAATAAATTCTATGGCGACATTGGGAAAAAGAATAACGAATTCTTCTCCGCCAAGACGGCAGCAGAGATCCGAATCGCGAATGCTCTCCTGAATTTTTCGGGCAAATTCTTTAAGAGTGAGATCGCCGACAGTATGTCCGTACGTATCGTTGATTCTTTTGAAATGGTCAAGGTCGAAAAGAAAAAGAGCGCATGTATGCCCTCTGTCCGCAGCGAAATTGATTGCGTTGAGAAATTCTTTTTTAAGGGCGTTCCTGTTATAATAATTTGTCAGAGGGTCATGCGAAGAAATCTTTTCAAATGTCTGGGAGGATTGGTGAAGTTCATGTATGGTCGAACTGATGTGTTTGACAATGGACTGAAACGCGCCTGAATCATTATGAAGTTCATCGGAAGAAGCGTAATTTTTCTCTTTGCCGATCTCCAGTATTTGCCAAACCAAATTGCGCAGTTCCATTTGAATGGCTTTAAGCTGGGCTATGGAATAATTGCGAGTGTTCGGGGAATGTTCCAAATTGCCTTTTCTTATGGATTCGCAAAATTCCTGTATGTCCGCAAGAGTATTCTGTATTTGTTTAAATTCCGAAATGTCGTTTAAAAATTCGGGGGGATGAAACTCTTTTGCGTTTTGCTGCAAAA
This window encodes:
- a CDS encoding Crp/Fnr family transcriptional regulator codes for the protein MQTKNNLFQKYYPFWNNLSESEKEQFKTYSGTKTFKKGENINRTDECAGFVLIKSGQIRIYIVSEEGREVTLYRLSEGNICIFTAQCVLDSISFDVIVEAEQDTELMILSPGRFHAVSEKNIFVKCFGYELATKRLSDAMWTLQQVLFMRADKRLALLLCEEMRKSRCDEIKLTHEQIAKYMGSAREVVSRLLKYFSDEEIVKLSRGTVKIIDREKLMEIAG
- a CDS encoding DsrE family protein; translation: MQLSEFVVTLFTGKANQNNITVAAVMGLNALKQGLSATILLMVEAVEFSVPDATKGIDIGAPFKEVGGIWEQFMEMGGQVCICDACLTHNGFTKDQIDKRYEIIGGGEVIALLSEAKGTLQIT
- a CDS encoding heavy-metal-associated domain-containing protein, producing the protein MSTITVNGMHCQNCSNSVKEAMAKAGANNIVVDLEKKCVSWEGCLTKEQAKEIIDNQGFDAVL
- a CDS encoding heavy metal translocating P-type ATPase, encoding MFDSIIKFRLEGMHCSACSARIEKVISKMPEVEKVSVSLASGMAVIRLRENVSKEERSRLIESMAGKIENLGFRVFHIDNSVSAVNLWQEQQESMQKELAEKKRRVLIEILFTLPVFILAMGCHAGWVGISHASADFHTSGKVIFSLSAGLFILIQFICTLIVLWSGRDFYIKGIPSLWHKSPNMDTLVALGTGVAFIVSFYYAIQFFRADFMLKNGETEYALLLKHAVHYLYFESSAVIIALISLGKYLELKAKSRTSLAIKSLMDLSPKTVIRIKENGGQERIGTEHVFPEDTLLIPKGEQIPVDGILVKGESSLDTSAITGEYMPYPVKEGDSLISGSINIGTALTMRAEKTGEDSVLAKIIRLVQEAQSSKAPIAKYADTISLYFVPAILGIALLTFVYWFFMQENFGLAILFTVSVLVVACPCALGLATPMSIMVATGRGAKLGLLIKNGTALELAGKADTVVFDKTGTLTKGKADVSLEYVSPSENPQEIISLAYAMEKNSAHPLAQAFLESFSANESLLPLLENVREKTGRGIYAEHKGKKYVLGNQNFLSEEGITINAEEQNRIDVITEQAKSPLFFAEIDEAKIIALFSIEDSIREASFALIGQLKKQNIRPVLLSGDNKKTVLAVAKKIGIAEESCFYEVLPTEKEACIAKLKEQGHIVAMAGDGINDAPALASAHVGIVMGGGMDIALEAGDIVLLHGIEGLDTALRLSKATMNNIKLSLFWAFCYNIILIPVACGLFYFSHGISFSPMFAGAAMALSSVSVVTNALRLRTFK
- a CDS encoding DNA internalization-related competence protein ComEC/Rec2 — encoded protein: MREDFQKQYQPVTLLFWQYSVLSAVLGIFALVYPFHAVFCFILLTLFIFLQYPDKRFLRILILCVVFAGAYLYAQWREPKQNAESEAYYQTNFNPSEKREFCGKIESVQGLPDGRLRIALSEVHKKTHRICLHNDKKLQGKLIYTCTYDFFAKRPSVGQYLQANAAIRPFHRSLRQYYQFQGAWYGAWNYDYENAVNVQGEGKYWSRQRENLRYGFVSVLFAEAMKKQNTKNNPEKIKTYLNSPQGQAKAILPALLFGDKFYLTQNTLDLFTAHNLSHSLALSGQHLTFAGILACFLIFSISCLYPRCSLHISRPQLSVSLGLVLGFLYCWLGDSPYSLLRAYTMLFFAGIIYVNAKQLTLLDLLFYALAFFIFIQPLSLYFLGVQLSFSCVFVIALLLPFLRFMYDTHFRHGNFYMRKFCFPLFSVFVVSFAVQLAIIPILLLYFGQISWSFFLNAAWLPLLTFWVMPAAFAGFLCSAFPFAQTLLDFACLPVSSFILCLEKLSVFLPDFLISAHGIRPLGLSFIGFYLLIFLLFFSWKKQNPKNDFFLRIAIFCLFMPVFLRFIPLKPYVQISLFEVGHGQAIHLRTNNADMLLDAGGTRSKRFNVGKDIVAKAITQNRFPKLDYIVASHDDYDHINGIAPLLNIFSVKKYAETSIGIEKRSYAKKFLDKELTMRNLPAVKLGRGDFLDLGNGYGLEVLYPPKKPGPWSLEKYTANNSSLVLRLVKDSQGIALFCGDSESPVLEKLAAMHNAKLHSLEADILILPHHGSESSYAEDFYASVNPRYVAVSCGKFDRFNFPSQKIVTYFQKKNIPVLSTADCGNISFLHEEERIFFNRKMVLQEFYSIL
- the menA gene encoding 1,4-dihydroxy-2-naphthoate octaprenyltransferase yields the protein MMQTVFCWIRAMRLRSLPLSLSGVVLGGAFASFDHVFSWKIFVLSLVVGVLLQILTNFANDYGDATKGLEGALRQGPKGVVSSGVISPKKMLRAIFFVVALIVLFSLLLFYVSFGNNIWAWSIFSVLLLVSIWAAMSYTMGKNPYGYRAQGDFYVFIFFGLVAVAGSYCLYGGSFYHLPGFPACAAGLLSCAVLNVNNIRDMKSDAVYGKESLALRLGDEYARYYHVLLVLSAFLCWLVYFWVMLPNTYLLLLILYLPLAYSAYKVYTSRETLVLDRQVDITAASTGIFHIIVSIMLFMK
- a CDS encoding ABC transporter ATP-binding protein; translated protein: MFLELKDLRAGYGQVEVLHGVSLHVNKGEIVSILGANGAGKTTTMHTISGLATIMSGSIRLADEEISKLPSHEIVTRGLTQSPEGRRVFNSLTVLENLKLGAFTIENKKLINESLDWIYGLFPRLYERRSQMAGTLSGGEQQMLAIGRALMGQPEILLLDEPSLGLAPLLVKAIFETVKKVNENGVTILIVEQNAKAALKIATRGYVMEMGRIVMEDSAENLLANPSVQKAYLGH
- a CDS encoding ABC transporter ATP-binding protein gives rise to the protein MDTPLLSLENVTKSFGGIKAVNNMSFEVADGSVIGIIGPNGAGKTTVFNLITGNYVPDGGDIRFQDKSLTKLKPHQIVEQGISRTFQSIRLFSNLPAIENVLAGRHCRMRSGLFSSLFRFKNQQKEEQAALERAMRELEFVGLASMWNARAGSLSYGNQRLLEMARALASDPKLIILDEPAGSMNQPETEVLITLIRAIQKRGITVMLIEHDMGLVMNVCEKLVAIEYGTKIAEGLPDDVRNDPRVIEAYLGRDD